AATCGAGGACGGACTGGCCGAACGAGGCGGCTTCCTTCACCGCGACGTCGTACCGGATGACAAACGGAACCATGCGTGCATTCACACGGCGGCTGAGTTCGGACTCAAGGTCGCGGGCGAGCGCAACAGTCTGTTCATGGACACTCGGGAGCACGCCGATCTGCGGCTGCACGCCCATGCGTTCGCCGAGTTCTGCGAGCGTTGCAACTTCGTTTGTGGCACTCTGCAGCGCGTAATAGCTTGTTTCGACCGGCACGAGGACCAGCGAAGCAGCTGCAAGTGCGTTGCGGGCAAGGACATTCCGTGACCCCGGGGGGGTATCAATCACGCACACGTCATACTGCGATGACAGACGGGAGAGGAACCGATCGAGCAGCCAATCAAGGTCTGGACGGTCTGCGCCCTGGCCGTTGGTATCGAATGATGCCAGACGGGTACGGCTTGGTGCCAGATCGAGACGGCGTGAGATACGCCAGATCAGGCGTTCGGCGTCGAATCCGGCCCGATCGCCGACCAGCATGGCCTCGCCGATATCGGCATCCAGACGGCTCTCAGGGATTGCCAGACCCGCAGCACAATGCCCCTGCGGGTCGAGGTCGACCAGCAGCGTGCGAAGCCCGCGGGCGGCTAGAGCCCCCGCCAGATTCACAGCCGTGGTGGTCTTGCCGCAGCCACCCTTCTGATTCATAATCGCGATACGTCGCATGTATGCCTCCCAACACACTGCACGGACACCGTCCGCGGGCCCGCCTGAAGTGGGCCTGTTTCATTGATGTCCATGAAGGACGTTCCTCACCACGGAGTTCCCACACCCCGACCGCCAACCCGGTGGAGCAGCAAGGCCTGATCCCGCCTTGCTACAGCCAGTTGCTGCGGCAGACTGTGCTATCGGAACCTTGCTGGGAATGCCTGCAACCGACAGGGCAGAAATCGTCTTATCCCGCCTGCCAGGCTGAAAAACCGGCGAGCACAATGCGATCGGGAGGATTGTCGATGATCGTGCAATGCCCGTCACCAGTCGGAAGAACAAGACGGAGCTTGCCAGCACGAACTTTCTTGTCGTGTGTCATTGCTGACACTAGCGAATCTTCACGTGGAAGATGCTGCAGTTGTGTTGGAAGTTGTGCGCGCGCAACACGTGCGCTCGTGTGTTCGAGTGTGTTGTTTGGTGCAATGCCCATTGCTTCAGACGCTGCACTTGCGGCGACAAGCCCGAGCGCAACTGCTTCACCGTGTGTCAATGGTGCATGCGCAGGATGTCCATCCGGAGAAAGCTCTGGATGTGATTCAAGCGCGTGCGCAAATGTGTGACCGAGGTTGAGCACCGCACGCCCAAGCGATGCTCGCTGTGGATCTTCTGTTTCATCTGCTTGCACAACAGATGCCTTGACGGCAACATTGCGTGCGATGAACTCCGGAAGGATGTCGGGATCACGTGTGAGTACTCGGTCAAGTGAGCTGTCTGTGTACTGAATAAGACTCTCGTGTCCCCAATCAGCACAGAGCATCGTGTGTTTTATGCACTCGGCAATGCCGCTCCGGAAAGCACGGTCCGGGAGCGATGCGAGCGTGTTTGTGTCTGCTAACACAGCGACAGGCTGGCTAAATGCGCCGACCATGTTCTTGTAGAGTGATCCTTCGACGGTCAGGTTGACAGCGGTCTTACCGCCGACCGAAGCGTCGACCATTGCGAGCAGTGTGGTGGGGCACTGAAGAACGGGTGTGCCCCTGTGATGGAGTGCTGCTGCAAGTCCAGCAACATCACCTGTAATACCACCGCCCAGCGCGATGACAGGATCCCCGCGTTCAAGCTTTGCGCGGGACATCGCAACAAGAATCGCTTCAAGCGACTGGAACGACTTTGCCTGCTCTGTCGGCGTCAGCGTGTGAAGAACCGGTTCGATGGAAACTTCACGGAGCGATTCCATCGCGGTGGAGACGATGTCCTTGGGCAAGCCGGCATCCGCAACGACAATCGACGTGCGCGTTGGGAGTGGGCACAACTCCTCTGTGACGGTGCCGAGTGATGAGAGTGTGTTCGGGCCGATACTGACGGTGTATGTTCCCGCTCGGGTTGTCACTGGCACACGATGCGCTGCGTTGGAAGCTTGCTTACTCATTGGAATCGGTATCGGCCTTTGTTTCGCGCTTCCATTCGACACGCTTGCCATCGCCCCACAGCATCTCAAGGTCGTAAAGCGCCCGGGCATTCGCCTCGAACACATGGACCATCACCTGGAGGTAGTCGGCGAGCAGCCAGTCCGCACTGGTGTCCTTTGCGGGGTCGAACGGGTGATAGCCGCAGTCCTTTGCCGCACTTTCCACATCGGCGAGCGCTGATCGCATCTGGCGGTCTGATGTTCCCGTCCCTATCACGATGTAGTCTGTGACCGGGTTTTTTCCGCTCACATCGAGCACAAGGATGTCATCACACCTGGCATCCTTCAATGCGCGTGCGGCAGCAATCGCAAATGTCTTAGCATCGGTGTCCCGGCCTTGCTTTGTTTGATGTAACGCTTCAGCGCGGGCATCATCATGATGGGGAACAGGATCGGGCTGTGTGTTGTTGTGCTGCATCAGTTGGTGTGTCCTTGGATTTCATCAGACTGTAGGAAAACGATGGCACGCGTCCATAATCAGCGTGGAAAATAGGGAAAACGGATCATGTGATTGCATTACTCTGCTGCGTTGGACTGGCGGATATCGCCGTCGATAAATCCGTCGAGTTTGCGTGATCGCACAGGGTGCTGGAGCTTGCGGATTGCCTTCTGCTCGACCTGACGCACACGTTCTCGTGTGACCTTAAAGATGCGCCCGACCTCTTCGAGTGTGTAGGTGTAGCCGTCACCAATGCCATAGCGGAGCTTGATAATCTCACGCTCGCGATAGGTGAGTGTTTTCAGAACAGCTTCGATGCGATGGCGGAGCATGTCTGCGCCAGCGGTCTCATATGGTTCCTTGCGCTTTGGATCGGGCACGAACTCGCCGAGCGCGTGGTGTTCGCTCTCTCCGACGGGTTTGTCGAGCGAAACAGGATGCTTGCTCGTGCGGATTGCGCGTTTGACATCCTCAAGACTCATGCCCGTGTGTTCGGCAAGATCTTCTGGTGTTGGTTCAATACCAAGCGACTGGGTCAGGTGCTTCTGGGCAATGCGAATCTTCGTAATCGATTCGATCATGTGCATCGGGATGCGGATTGTGCGCGCGTTCTCGGCGATGGAACGGGAGATTGCCTGGCGGATCCACCATGTCGCGTAGGTCGAGAACTTGAACCCCCGCTTGTACTCGAACTTGTCGACCGCGCGCATCAGCCCCGTGTTCCCCTCCTGGATAATGTCGAGGAATGGCATGCCGCGATTGCGGTACTTCTTTGCGATCGAAACAACAAGCCGGAGATTTCCACCCGAGAGATCACGCTTTGCCTGCTCGTACTCCCACATGACAGTGGCCTGCTTTCGCACCTGCTCTGCAAGCTGTTCCGGCTCTGCTGCAACCAGATTGCAGAGGCCGTCGAGTTCCTCGACAAGCACCTCACGGTCGTCCGTATGCTTGTCAGAATCGGAAGCAAGGAGTGCCTTGATGTGCTCCATCTTCGAGTTGATGCTCTTGATCTTGCGCATCATGGGGATGAGCCTGCTGGTGCGAAGTGAGAGTTCCTCAAGCAGCAGGGCAATGCGACGGCGACGTTGCATGATACATGAGGTAACTTCTGCTCGTTGACGAGCGTTCAGCGGCGCCGTACGCAACTGCTCGAAGTCGATGCGGTTCTGTTCAAGCAGGGCAGATACGGTCGGCAGATTTGTCCTCATCCGCTGCATGATTCGTTCGCGAACCTCGTTGTCGACCGCATTGATGCGCAGTGTTCTGTCAAACGGCACCTTTCCGTCGAGCACCTGCTGGAGTATTTCTGCGGCATGTGCTGCGATGAGATCGTTCTCAAGACACCAGCGACGAAGAATAAGACGTGTTGTTTCGATCTTCTTTGCGAGACGGAGTTCCTGATCTCGAGTTAGCAGTGGGATGGTGCCCATCTGCGCGAGATACACCCGCACGGGATCGTCCGAGTTGGATCCGTTTGCATTGCCTGCATCACCCGCGAGTCTGTTGATCTCATTCCTTGAGAGCGATGTTGCATTCAGGGTGGACGCTTCACGCTCTTTCTCAAGTCGTTTGCGATCGAGTGACCGAAGGTGTGTTTCCTCGCTGGTGCGATCGCCCCCTCTGACACGCTGAGCTTTGGTGGTGAGAGAGGCGAATGCGCCATCGCTGGAGTTTGCTGATTGCTTCGATTCTCTATAAATTCGTGCACGGCACTCAAGCTCATCGATCAGTTCGATGCCGTCCTCGTCGAACTGCATTAGCACGCGATCAATACCAGAAGCATCCACCATTTCGTCGGGCAACACCTCGATCAGTTCCTCGAAACTCAGCCAACCTCGTGTGGCTCCAGCAGAGCAGAGGTCGAGCAGTGCGGGGTGGAAAATATGCATCTGTCTACCTCCTCTCTGTAAAATGGTGCGTGAAACTGAACGGAACGAATCGTAAGTCTATGTGTCAATGGACGGTGTTATCCGCTTGAGCCCGGACTTCGCGGCAATCGGGTTCGATCGGCATCGGTACTCGTGTGCCTCTGCTTCGCCCGTGCAAGTCTCTCGGCAAGCGATTCTGCTACTGTCTGTTTTACTTCTGCTCGGCCCGTGATATCGATCTGGCGGATGCGGTCCATGCAGTCATGCCACATGTGCTGGAGCTTGCCGACATCCTCGTTTGTCTCACGATCGATACGTGCTGCGAGTTGTGTGGCGAACTGTGCAGCGTTTGAGCCTGCAAGCTCACGCAGGACATTGGCGAGCGAGAACGATTCACCCTCTTCGTCGAGCGATCGCATCGCTCGAACGATCTCGCGCATCAGATCGATGTTGTAACGAGATTCATCGAATACGCGGGCAGCATCATCTGATTCATCTCCGAGCGAGGGACGTACCAGCAGCAGGCCGATGGCTCGTTCGTCAGCGCGAAGAGAACCTTCGACGACGCGATGTATCAGCTCCGGATTGATCGCGTGCTCGTGTTCGGAATGGGCAAAGACAGTTGTACGATTGCGCTGTGTCGGTTTGATCCGCGCCAATGCGTCAGCGAGCGTGATGCTGTCGAGTCCTGTTGCGCCGGGAAGCTGGCGCATGATGAACGACTTTCGCACCGGCGACATGTCGTGCAGTCCCAGTTCGACCAGCTTCGCAAGCTCTTCTTCGATTCGTGTTGAGCGACGTGCTGAAGAAAGTGTTTCCAGTTCGGCGCGAAGCCTTGCAAATCTGAACGTCAGCAGGTCCTGCCCATTCTCGATTGCGTTTGCAAAGGCATCGTTTCCGTCTGGCTGCCTGAGCAGTTCATCAGGATCCTTCGCATCGCCGAAGCTGGAGAGCGCGACGATGGACACATCGATTGGCTCGTGGAACAGGACGGAGACCGCCCTGTCCGCTGCGAGCGAACCCGCTTCATCGCCATCAAACAGCAGCACCACACGATCGCACATGCGTCGCAGGATCGCAGCGTGTTCCGAAGTGAACGCGGTACCCAGTGCTGCAATGGCATTGGTGAACCCGGCCTGATGGCACGCGATGGTGTCCGTGTAGCCTTCCGTGATAATCGCGAGATTCTGCTGGCGAATTGTCGAGGATGCCTGTGCGATTCCATAGAGCGTTGCACTCTTGCGGAATACGGGTGATTCCGGCGAGTTGAGATACTTCGGTTCGTCCTCATCGCGGATCTTGCGCGCACCGAATGCGATTGTGCGCCCAAGCTGGTCCGTGATCGGGAACATCACGCGATGGCGGAATGTGTCGTAGTGCCCCGACTCGTGCTGGCGTAGCTTAACTAGTCCAGCCTGGAGGAATGCGTCGAGGCTCCATCGCTTCGATGTGATCGTCGAGACAAGGCCGTCCCAGCGATCGGGGCTGAGCCCGAGTCCGAACTTCTGCACCATGTCGTCGGAAATACTGCGCTGTTCGATGACTTCGCGACCAGCTTTGCCGTGGTCGGCGTGATGGAGCAGGGCAGCAAAGAACTTCTGTGCCTGCTGGTTCGCATCGAACACGTCCGACTTGCGGACACTCGATGCGGACGCTGGCTGTGACCGGGTGTCGACGCGCTGGATCTCAACCCCAGCGATCTCGGCGAGGTGCTCGATCGCTTCCGGGAAGGACATTGAGTGGTAGTCCTGCATGAACTTTGCTGCATCGCCGGCCGCGCCGCAGACGAAGCACTTGTAGATCTGCTTGGCCGGCGAGACGTACATGGACGGATTTCGATCGTCGTGGAACGGGCACAACCCGACCATCTCTCGTCCCTTGGGGCGGAGCTGGACGCTCTGGCCGACGATCTGGACAATGTCCGTCGCGTCGAGTACACGGGCTATGTCGGCACGGTCGTACATCACGAAGCCGATCGGCCATCCCCCTCTAATCCTGTGTTCACGTTACACACCGTACAACGATATGTGCCCCGAGCAGCGCACGAGGACTCCCTCAGCTGGGATTCTGCCACAAACCTGTCATTCGGCAACAGTTTTGACGGATGCTGGCTGCGTCGCGTTCGGGTTATACAGGCTGGGATGGT
Above is a genomic segment from Phycisphaeraceae bacterium containing:
- a CDS encoding ParA family protein; the encoded protein is MRRIAIMNQKGGCGKTTTAVNLAGALAARGLRTLLVDLDPQGHCAAGLAIPESRLDADIGEAMLVGDRAGFDAERLIWRISRRLDLAPSRTRLASFDTNGQGADRPDLDWLLDRFLSRLSSQYDVCVIDTPPGSRNVLARNALAAASLVLVPVETSYYALQSATNEVATLAELGERMGVQPQIGVLPSVHEQTVALARDLESELSRRVNARMVPFVIRYDVAVKEAASFGQSVLDYNSSSDAATDFVQLATWTIDQLRTLVDHRPTAATAQAVRAVPGMDAHRELSRRVASAGIPGREGSFTPATHSMMSQSSRADDLARTARRMQDQRSVQSFSGHSHV
- the dnaG gene encoding DNA primase, producing the protein MMYDRADIARVLDATDIVQIVGQSVQLRPKGREMVGLCPFHDDRNPSMYVSPAKQIYKCFVCGAAGDAAKFMQDYHSMSFPEAIEHLAEIAGVEIQRVDTRSQPASASSVRKSDVFDANQQAQKFFAALLHHADHGKAGREVIEQRSISDDMVQKFGLGLSPDRWDGLVSTITSKRWSLDAFLQAGLVKLRQHESGHYDTFRHRVMFPITDQLGRTIAFGARKIRDEDEPKYLNSPESPVFRKSATLYGIAQASSTIRQQNLAIITEGYTDTIACHQAGFTNAIAALGTAFTSEHAAILRRMCDRVVLLFDGDEAGSLAADRAVSVLFHEPIDVSIVALSSFGDAKDPDELLRQPDGNDAFANAIENGQDLLTFRFARLRAELETLSSARRSTRIEEELAKLVELGLHDMSPVRKSFIMRQLPGATGLDSITLADALARIKPTQRNRTTVFAHSEHEHAINPELIHRVVEGSLRADERAIGLLLVRPSLGDESDDAARVFDESRYNIDLMREIVRAMRSLDEEGESFSLANVLRELAGSNAAQFATQLAARIDRETNEDVGKLQHMWHDCMDRIRQIDITGRAEVKQTVAESLAERLARAKQRHTSTDADRTRLPRSPGSSG
- a CDS encoding 3-dehydroquinate synthase: MSKQASNAAHRVPVTTRAGTYTVSIGPNTLSSLGTVTEELCPLPTRTSIVVADAGLPKDIVSTAMESLREVSIEPVLHTLTPTEQAKSFQSLEAILVAMSRAKLERGDPVIALGGGITGDVAGLAAALHHRGTPVLQCPTTLLAMVDASVGGKTAVNLTVEGSLYKNMVGAFSQPVAVLADTNTLASLPDRAFRSGIAECIKHTMLCADWGHESLIQYTDSSLDRVLTRDPDILPEFIARNVAVKASVVQADETEDPQRASLGRAVLNLGHTFAHALESHPELSPDGHPAHAPLTHGEAVALGLVAASAASEAMGIAPNNTLEHTSARVARAQLPTQLQHLPREDSLVSAMTHDKKVRAGKLRLVLPTGDGHCTIIDNPPDRIVLAGFSAWQAG
- a CDS encoding sigma-70 family RNA polymerase sigma factor gives rise to the protein MHIFHPALLDLCSAGATRGWLSFEELIEVLPDEMVDASGIDRVLMQFDEDGIELIDELECRARIYRESKQSANSSDGAFASLTTKAQRVRGGDRTSEETHLRSLDRKRLEKEREASTLNATSLSRNEINRLAGDAGNANGSNSDDPVRVYLAQMGTIPLLTRDQELRLAKKIETTRLILRRWCLENDLIAAHAAEILQQVLDGKVPFDRTLRINAVDNEVRERIMQRMRTNLPTVSALLEQNRIDFEQLRTAPLNARQRAEVTSCIMQRRRRIALLLEELSLRTSRLIPMMRKIKSINSKMEHIKALLASDSDKHTDDREVLVEELDGLCNLVAAEPEQLAEQVRKQATVMWEYEQAKRDLSGGNLRLVVSIAKKYRNRGMPFLDIIQEGNTGLMRAVDKFEYKRGFKFSTYATWWIRQAISRSIAENARTIRIPMHMIESITKIRIAQKHLTQSLGIEPTPEDLAEHTGMSLEDVKRAIRTSKHPVSLDKPVGESEHHALGEFVPDPKRKEPYETAGADMLRHRIEAVLKTLTYREREIIKLRYGIGDGYTYTLEEVGRIFKVTRERVRQVEQKAIRKLQHPVRSRKLDGFIDGDIRQSNAAE
- the rsfS gene encoding ribosome silencing factor, which codes for MQHNNTQPDPVPHHDDARAEALHQTKQGRDTDAKTFAIAAARALKDARCDDILVLDVSGKNPVTDYIVIGTGTSDRQMRSALADVESAAKDCGYHPFDPAKDTSADWLLADYLQVMVHVFEANARALYDLEMLWGDGKRVEWKRETKADTDSNE